One part of the Amaranthus tricolor cultivar Red isolate AtriRed21 chromosome 16, ASM2621246v1, whole genome shotgun sequence genome encodes these proteins:
- the LOC130802612 gene encoding uncharacterized protein LOC130802612, with protein sequence MENENPTDHNNLLIDKCMTHKYNNITSNQLMLIAFPFSLAGAAKQWLQEEEPNSIATWEALKKAFLHRYYPPGKTSKYRNEISTFKKKDGESLYDAWERFKSLIRRCPHHGLPDWMVIETVYNALSHEIHTSVDAAAGGNFIMKTLTQAKKILDDMASNYHWREQSTPRRGGRYEVDAIVALTNNVQALTRKVEQMDVAAVNKVCGACGLNGHFSVDCQLQAEGVAALEQVKAIQNQNARQQYNPYSNTFNPRWRDHPNFSYKNNNAQNPSSSYNIPLGFQQRPPFPPQQQHPPKSNLESLMENFMATQSKQNEHFSTSINQILAHNKMIDTQMAQMAQQLSNLSMQKGQLPGNTEKNPTTSPHQQLNAVTTRTGRTPHVLAPKVKTSPIVVQDSGANDDVSKEKKDELVNSDKPTIAGRTYTPPVSFPSRLAQAKLEHKYGKLLQVLSKLQINIPFLEAIKEMPSYAKFLKDIISNKRKLAESVVETLNGQCSAILECKIPKKQADPGSLLSR encoded by the coding sequence ATGGAGAATGAGAACCCAACCGACCACAATAATCTATTAATCGACAAGTGCATGACACACAAGTACAACAACATCACTTCTAATCAATTAATGTTGATagcttttcctttttctcttgcGGGGGCAGCTAAGCAGTGGCTTCAAGAGGAAGAACCCAACTCCATTGCTACTTGGGAGGCTCTGAAAAAGGCATTCTTGCATCGATACTACCCACCCGGAAAAACTTCAAAGTACCGAAATGAAATCTCTACTTTCAAGAAAAAAGACGGGGAATCACTCTATGATGCGTGGGAGAGATTCAAAAGTCTAATCAGAAGGTGCCCACATCACGGATTACCAGATTGGATGGTTATTGAGACAGTCTACAATGCTTTGAGCCATGAGATCCATACTTCTGTGGATGCTGCTGCTGGGGGTAACTTCATTATGAAAACTCTGACCCAGGCCAAGAAAATTCTTGATGACATGGCCTCAAATTACCACTGGCGAGAACAATCAACTCCAAGGCGAGGTGGCAGGTATGAAGTGGATGCTATTGTTGCTTTGACTAATAATGTGCAAGCTTTGACAAGGAAGGTTGAGCAAATGGATGTAGCTGCAGTAAATAAAGTCTGTGGTGCTTGTGGCTTAAATGGGCATTTTAGTGTTGATTGCCAACTTCAAGCCGAAGGGGTTGCTGCTTTGGAACAAGTCAAAGCCATCCAAAATCAGAATGCCAGACAACAATACAACCCCTATTCCAACACCTTCAACCCAAGATGGAGGGATCATCCGAATTTTTCCTACAAAAACAACAATGCCCAGAATCCCTCATCCTCGTACAACATACCATTGGGTTTTCAACAAAGACCTCCCTTCCCACCTCAACAACAACATCCACCGAAGTCCAACCTTGAGAGCTTGATGGAGAACTTCATGGCTACCCAAAGCAAGCAAAATGAACACTTCAGCACCTCCATTAATCAGATTTTGGCTCACAACAAAATGATCGATACTCAGATGGCTCAGATGGCACAACAATTGAGCAACTTGTCTATGCAAAAGGGGCAACTTCCGGGAAACACAGAAAAGAACCCAACCACATCTCCCCATCAGCAACTCAATGCAGTAACTACGAGGACCGGTAGGACACCTCATGTTCTAGCCCCTAAGGTAAAGACTTCACCTATTGTTGTTCAAGATTCAGGAGCTAATGATGATGTTTCTAAAGAAAAGAAGGATGAGTTAGTCAATTCAGACAAGCCCACAATTGCTGGTCGAACTTACACACCACCAGTGTCATTTCCTTCTAGATTGGCACAAGCGAAGCTTGAGCATAAATATGGAAAATTGCTTCAAGTTTTGAGCAAGCTACAGATCAACATCCCCTTCTTAGAAGCCATTAAGGAAATGCCCTCTTATGCTAAATTCCTCAAGGACATCATTTCTAACAAACGCAAGCTAGCGGAGAGTGTGGTGGAAACTTTGAATGGGCAATGTAGCGCTATTTTGGAATGCAAGATTCCTAAGAAACAAGCTGATCCTGGTAGTTTACTATCCCGCTGA